One window of the Torulaspora delbrueckii CBS 1146 chromosome 6, complete genome genome contains the following:
- the THI7 gene encoding thiamine transporter THI7 (similar to Saccharomyces cerevisiae THI7 (YLR237W); ancestral locus Anc_8.412) translates to MGLKNFGDRLSKGLKFLEVPVDQRSTLSFLKNPDLQPIPSRNQTWGFWSNFAYWGVISFSVGTWVSASSAADYGLSYAATIGTFIVGDVLTICFTLANSYPGYDWKVGYTLSQRFTYGITGSWFGILIRVLMSIVNYGSNAWLGGLCVNMIIDSWSHHYLNLANTLTPSVYMDTKGVIGFMLFHVITCFFYLMKPYHLNYILIGSCIATCFSMMGMIIYLTHKAGGVGELFVSLESEATGSDYAWAWVYLISYWFGSVSPGSVNQSDYSRFGSSQTGIWLGTILALLIPTTLVPVFGVIGASTCQQLYGEDLWTPMDIFDYWLKDNYSAGARAAAFFCGVSFMMSQVAYTASNAGFATGMDLAGLFPKYINIKRGAILCACVSVAVQPWNFYNRSSNTFLTVMGSFGIVMTPIIAVMICDNLVIRRRKYSVSQAFVQKGEYYYWKGVNWRAMFAWVAGMAPGLPGIAWEVNNDYFHNKGIINFYYGDSFFSFIISFFLYWILCLIFPYKITIKQDDKDYYGCFTDEVARKKGLVPHSEISPEEIAIHELTNKIYINESEAETATSIEVNKENNEMKNRKEGQTSKSPSEYDGNSVSEENNA, encoded by the coding sequence ATGGGattaaaaaattttggtgatAGGTTATCGAAGGGGTTGAAATTTCTGGAGGTGCCTGTTGATCAGAGAAGCACTCTGagttttttgaaaaatccagATTTACAACCTATTCCTTCGAGGAATCAAACATGGGGATTTTGGTCTAATTTTGCATACTGGGGGGTTATTTCATTCTCTGTTGGTACTTGGGTCAGTGCATCTTCCGCTGCCGATTATGGGTTGAGTTATGCAGCTACGATTGGTACTTTTATCGTGGGTGATGTGCTTACGATCTGCTTCACTTTAGCTAATTCGTATCCTGGTTACGATTGGAAAGTCGGTTATACATTGTCGCAGAGATTCACTTATGGTATTACTGGTTCCTGGTTTGGTATTTTGATTCGTGTGCTGATGAGTATTGTCAATTATGGTTCTAACGCCTGGTTGGGTGGTCTTTGTGTTAATATGATCATTGATTCGTGGTCTCATCACTACTTGAATTTGGCTAACACTCTGACTCCAAGTGTCTACATGGATACCAAAGGTGTCATCGGGTTCATGCTATTCCATGTGATCACGTGTTTCTTCTATCTAATGAAGCCTTACCACTTGAACTACATTCTAATCGGTTCTTGTATAGCTACCTGCTTCTCTATGATGGGTATGATCATCTATTTGACCCATAAAGCCGGTGGTGTTGGTGAATTGTTCgtttctttggaatctgaGGCTACCGGTTCCGATTATGCATGGGCTTGGGTTTACTTGATCTCTTACTGGTTTGGGTCTGTTTCTCCAGGGTCTGTTAATCAGAGTGACTATTCCAGATTTGGTTCTTCCCAGACTGGTATTTGGTTGGGTACTATTTTGGCCTTATTGATTCCAACGACTCTGGTTCCAGTTTTCGGTGTCATCGGTGCCTCTACTTGCCAACAATTGTACGGTGAGGACTTATGGACTCCAATGGACATCTTTGATTACTGGTTGAAGGACAACTATTCCGCTGGTGCCCGTGCTGCTGCTTTCTTCTGCGGTGTCTCCTTCATGATGTCCCAGGTTGCTTACACCGCTTCTAACGCTGGTTTCGCTACCGGTATGGATTTGGCAGGTTTGTTCCCCAAATACATCAATATTAAGAGAGGTGCTATTCTATGTGCTTGTGTGTCCGTTGCAGTGCAACCATGGAACTTCTACAACCGTTCTTCAAACACTTTCTTGACGGTCATGGGTTCGTTCGGTATCGTGATGACTCCAATCATCGCAGTTATGATCTGTGATAATTTGGtcatcagaagaagaaaatactCTGTTTCTCAGGCCTTTGTTCAAAAAGGTGAATACTACTATTGGAAGGGTGTTAACTGGAGAGCTATGTTCGCATGGGTCGCCGGTATGGCTCCAGGTTTGCCAGGTATCGCTTGGGAAGTTAACAATGACTACTTCCATAACAAAGGTATTATCAATTTCTACTATGGtgattctttcttctcctttatcatctctttcttcctaTATTGGATTCTATGTCTCATCTTCCCATACAAGATTACGATCAAGCAGGATGACAAGGATTACTACGGATGTTTCACCGACGAGGTTGCTAGAAAGAAAGGTTTGGTTCCACATAGCGAAATTTCACCAGAAGAGATTGCTATTCATGAATTGACCAACAAGATCTATATCAACGAAAGCGAAGCTGAGACTGCTACTAGCATTGAagtcaacaaagaaaacaatgaaATGAAGAACAGAAAAGAAGGCCAGACTTCTAAATCTCCTTCTGAATATGACGGCAATTCTGTAAGCGAAGAAAACAACGCTTAG
- the MSC2 gene encoding metal cation transporter MSC2 (similar to Saccharomyces cerevisiae MSC2 (YDR205W); ancestral locus Anc_8.413) translates to MQFSDVSCGIPLLLSYPTVILASHLVLVPSVLGYDVRLFILPLFAASTVSCLGLCCRMWSDLRAVSSVFILGFLFSQLCTVLGTIQTTTLSLVTVKLVLSQDFDSSWVQLFKIYTPLCLLSVTIAKDTGTVGPFIAYAVLLSCLKLVLPKIPHKEVVLRSKWAFLPPLFLFGLLNAVCYFKSLYVQFLMAFVFVGCLAILLLSTKDMITDEKAFTVPRYFVVACGLMAIVLQFLSFNSISSSKLLDILTLLYTFSSEYVSWFIHTDHNVHTHSHAVEHSDSLLEQIAKNKDTRSIFSFLLLNTTFMFVQLLYSFRSKSLGLLSDSLHMALDCTSLLLGLIAGVLAKRPPSDKFPFAMGFLETLAGFTNGILLLGIVCGIFVESFGRLFTPVHLHKTNELLVVATLGLIVNLAGLFAFDHGGHSHGSGNENMRGIFLHILADTLGSVGVIVSTILIKLTHLHIFDPLASLFIGSLILLSAIPLLKSTTSSILLKLDEKRHNLVKKALNQISTTPGITGYTTPRFWPASVEANVHAHGHAHSHSDSHSQDHSHDHSHEQSHEHTHDHSHEHSHNDSNEITKKPPLLVGYIHVQYTDGENSTIIKKRVEKIFESVGIKAWIQVESKDSPCWCRTSSQNMIPQVVQSK, encoded by the coding sequence ATGCAGTTCAGTGATGTATCCTGTGGGATACCGTTGTTACTGTCTTATCCGACGGTGATCCTGGCGAGTCATTTGGTGCTCGTTCCGTCTGTTTTGGGATATGATGTGCGATTATTCATTTTACCGTTATTTGCGGCCTCTACAGTGAGTTGTCTCGGTCTATGTTGTCGAATGTGGTCTGATTTGCGAGCCGTGTCGTCTGTCTTTATACTTGGGTTTCTCTTTTCGCAATTGTGTACCGTGTTGGGTACTATCCAGACAACGACGTTGTCGTTAGTAACAGTGAAATTGGTACTATCTCAGGATTTTGATTCCTCATGGGTACAGTTATTCAAGATTTATACTCCACTATGCCTGTTAAGTGTTACAATTGCCAAAGATACTGGAACTGTGGGTCCTTTTATTGCATATGCAGTGCTTCTATCGTGTTTAAAGTTGGTTCTTCCCAAAATTCCACACAAGGAAGTAGTGTTGAGGAGTAAGTGGGCTTTTCTGCCGCCTTTATTTTTGTTTGGTTTACTGAACGCAGTGTGTTATTTCAAATCTCTCTACGTGCAGTTTTTGATGGcttttgtctttgttgGTTGCTTGGCCATCCTACTGCTGTCTACTAAAGATATGATTACAGACGAGAAAGCATTTACAGTACCGCGGTATTTCGTGGTTGCATGTGGTTTGATGGCAATAGTGTTGCAATTTTTGTCCTTTAACtctatctcttcttccaaactCCTCGATATTCTAACTCTCCTGTACACTTTTTCCTCCGAGTACGTTTCATGGTTTATTCACACTGATCACAACGTTCATACTCATTCGCATGCTGTGGAACACTCCGATAGTCTTTTGGAACAGATCGCTAAAAACAAAGATACAAGATCGATAttctccttcttgttgCTGAATACAACGTTTATGTTCGTCCAACTACTCTACTCGTTCCGTTCCAAATCTTTAGGCCTCTTGTCAGACTCCTTGCATATGGCTCTGGATTGTACTTCCTTGTTGCTCGGTCTGATAGCAGGCGTACTCGCGAAAAGACCCCCGAGCGATAAGTTCCCATTCGCGATGGGTTTCCTAGAGACTTTGGCAGGATTCACTAACGGTATTTTACTACTCGGGATCGTTTGTGGTATTTTTGTCGAATCGTTCGGTAGGTTGTTCACTCCCGTTCATTTGCACAAGACCAATGAACTGCTCGTGGTCGCTACATTGGGGTTGATAGTCAACTTAGCTGGTCTATTTGCATTCGATCACGGAGGTCATTCCCATGGCTCGGGGAACGAAAATATGAGAGGAATCTTCTTGCACATATTGGCGGATACTTTAGGGTCTGTGGGAGTCATCGTTTCCAcaattttgatcaaattaaCCCATTTACATATCTTTGATCCGCTTGCTTCGCTTTTCATCggttctttgatcttacTAAGCGCAATTCCTCTTCTGAAATCCACCACTTCTTCCATATTGTTGAAGCTAGACGAAAAGAGGCATAacttggtgaagaaagcGTTGAATCAAATCTCTACAACCCCCGGTATTACAGGTTATACCACTCCCAGATTTTGGCCGGCATCGGTCGAAGCTAATGTTCATGCACATGGACATGCACATTCTCATTCAGACAGCCACTCACAAGATCATTCGCATGATCACTCGCATGAGCAATCACATGAACACACACACGATCATTCGCACGAACATTCGCATAATGATTCGAAtgaaattaccaaaaaaCCTCCACTGCTTGTCGGGTATATTCATGTCCAGTACACCGATGGTGAAAACTCCACTATAATAAAGAAAAGGGTCGAGAAAATATTCGAAAGCGTTGGAATAAAGGCTTGGATTCAAGTCGAATCAAAAGATTCACCTTGTTGGTGTCGAACCTCCTCTCAAAATATGATACCCCAAGTAGTTCAGAGCAAATGA